A window of Streptomyces sp. Je 1-332 genomic DNA:
TGTGACATCGGTGAGCAGGGCGACCCCGTACGCCCCATGCTCGCTCTGCGCGCCGACATCGACGCGCTGCCCATCCCGGACACCAAGCTCGGCGTCCCGTACCGCTCCACCGTGCCCGACCGCGCCCACGCCTGTGGGCACGACGTGCACACCACCGTGGTGCTCGGGGCCGGCCTCGTCCTCGCCGAACTCGCGAAGCAGGGGCAACTGCCGCAGCCCGTACGGCTGATCTTCCAGCCGGCGGAGGAGGTGCTGCCCGGGGGAGCGCCCGACGCGATCGAGTCGGGGGTGCTCGACGGAGTCGGACGCATCGTCGGCGTGCACTGCGATCCGCGGGTGGACGCGGGGAAGATCGGGCTCCGGCACGGTGCCATCACCTCCGCCTGTGACCGCCTGGAGGTCTCGCTCGACGGTGCGGGGGGCCACACCGCGCGCCCCCACCTCACCACCGACCTCGTCACCGCCGCCGCCAAGGTCGTCACCGAGGTCCCCGCCCTGGTCGCCCGGCGCATCGACGCCCGCTCGGGGCTCGCGGTGACCTGGGGCCGCGTGGAGTCCGGGCACGCCTGCAACGTCATCCCGCAGCACGCCGAACTCTCCGGCACCGTCCGCTGCCTCGACCTCGCGGCCTGGCGCAAGGCGCCCGACCTGGTGCACGGGGCCATCCAGGAGATCGCCGATCTCTACCGCGCCAAGTCCGAGGTGAACTACATCCGCGGCGTGCCGCCCGTCGTCAACGACCCGGACATGACCGAGCTGTTGCGGGAGGCCATGGAGCTGCGGCTCGGGGAGCACTCCGTCGAGGACACCGAACAGAGCCTCGGGGGAGAGGACTTCTCCTGGTACCTCGAAC
This region includes:
- a CDS encoding M20 family metallopeptidase; its protein translation is MSRESERGSGADLPGETAGDAPGEAVLPGALPEALRAELIAFRRDLHMHPELGNQEFRTTAALKARLERAGLEPRVLDIGTGLVCDIGEQGDPVRPMLALRADIDALPIPDTKLGVPYRSTVPDRAHACGHDVHTTVVLGAGLVLAELAKQGQLPQPVRLIFQPAEEVLPGGAPDAIESGVLDGVGRIVGVHCDPRVDAGKIGLRHGAITSACDRLEVSLDGAGGHTARPHLTTDLVTAAAKVVTEVPALVARRIDARSGLAVTWGRVESGHACNVIPQHAELSGTVRCLDLAAWRKAPDLVHGAIQEIADLYRAKSEVNYIRGVPPVVNDPDMTELLREAMELRLGEHSVEDTEQSLGGEDFSWYLEHVPGAMARLGVRTPGERTVRDLHQGDFDADETAITVGVELFTAAALIDGIR